One stretch of Thermococcus sp. 21S9 DNA includes these proteins:
- a CDS encoding flavodoxin domain-containing protein: MRILIVYTTRYGTTERAVELAKRLFEEEGHEVEVREVKENPSPRGYDLVVMSAPVYRDGPHWDLTDWISEHREELEEIPKAFFLVAMHLAGSVFMGKLHGGIAYSQPLIEAFEVPPFYGTLIGGEIDVERLSDEDRRKMRRFYAVLGEKLESKSLYREEDVKAFVRRTLLYYDWFGKHFRRGEVDKAKDFDFMEKVREMEARLDAEG; this comes from the coding sequence TTGAGAATTCTCATCGTTTACACGACCCGCTACGGAACGACCGAAAGGGCCGTGGAGTTGGCCAAGAGGCTCTTCGAGGAGGAAGGCCACGAAGTGGAGGTAAGGGAGGTTAAGGAGAACCCCTCGCCGAGGGGCTACGACCTGGTCGTCATGAGCGCACCCGTTTACCGCGACGGCCCGCACTGGGATTTGACGGACTGGATAAGCGAGCACAGGGAGGAGCTGGAGGAGATACCCAAGGCGTTCTTTCTGGTGGCGATGCACTTGGCGGGCTCGGTCTTCATGGGGAAGCTCCACGGGGGAATAGCCTACTCCCAGCCACTGATAGAAGCCTTCGAGGTTCCGCCCTTCTACGGAACGCTCATCGGGGGCGAGATTGACGTTGAAAGGCTCAGCGACGAGGACAGAAGGAAGATGAGGAGGTTTTATGCCGTTTTGGGAGAGAAGCTCGAAAGCAAGAGCCTTTACAGGGAGGAGGACGTTAAAGCGTTCGTGAGGAGGACTCTATTGTATTACGACTGGTTCGGGAAGCACTTCAGGCGGGGCGAGGTCGATAAGGCCAAGGACTTCGACTTCATGGAGAAGGTAAGGGAGATGGAGGCAAGGCTCGATGCTGAGGGCTGA
- a CDS encoding iron ABC transporter permease, producing MKRLLLAILPAVAVLLGVFVGSYPTNPLHLDDLARAVIWEIRLPRTLMGVSAGMALSLGGMTLQAVFRNPLVDTYILGVASGVAFGAALAVAFLPFIGLAPLALLFGLLAVFLAYYLARVNGRVSTVSLILGGIIVTALFSALLSLLELLLPSESLSGLVVWLMGSLASSTWKTVVYSLPGVVLIAVLLYLLRWNLNAMSLGDEAELLGLNVSFWRGIFVFLSAILTALVISFTGIIGWVGLIVPHTARMLVGPEHSKLIPATISIGITVMVLADVIVRLLPGDIPVGIITTLVGVPFFAYLLRKTGGGWS from the coding sequence ATGAAGCGGTTACTCCTGGCAATCCTCCCGGCGGTTGCGGTGCTCCTCGGGGTCTTCGTGGGTAGCTACCCGACCAACCCGCTCCACCTTGATGACTTGGCCAGGGCAGTGATATGGGAAATCAGGCTTCCGAGGACTCTTATGGGGGTCTCGGCAGGAATGGCCCTGAGCCTGGGCGGGATGACCCTTCAGGCGGTTTTCAGAAACCCTCTCGTTGACACCTACATTCTGGGTGTAGCATCGGGAGTGGCCTTCGGCGCGGCACTGGCCGTCGCTTTTCTCCCCTTCATAGGTCTCGCACCGCTCGCGCTCCTCTTCGGCCTCTTGGCGGTTTTCTTAGCTTATTACCTCGCGCGCGTCAACGGCAGGGTCTCTACCGTCTCGCTAATCCTCGGCGGAATAATCGTTACTGCCCTTTTCTCCGCACTCCTTTCCCTCCTTGAACTGCTCCTTCCGAGCGAGAGCTTATCCGGTTTAGTCGTCTGGCTGATGGGAAGCTTGGCGAGCTCAACGTGGAAGACGGTGGTTTATTCCCTTCCCGGAGTCGTCCTCATAGCCGTGCTCCTCTACCTCCTCCGCTGGAACCTGAACGCAATGAGCCTCGGCGACGAGGCTGAGCTCCTCGGCCTGAACGTTTCCTTCTGGAGAGGGATTTTCGTGTTCCTGTCGGCCATTCTAACGGCGCTCGTGATTTCCTTCACGGGTATAATTGGCTGGGTCGGGCTGATAGTCCCGCACACGGCGAGAATGCTCGTCGGGCCCGAGCACTCGAAGCTGATTCCCGCAACAATCTCGATTGGAATAACCGTTATGGTCTTGGCGGATGTGATAGTCCGCCTTCTTCCGGGGGACATCCCCGTCGGGATAATAACGACCCTCGTGGGTGTTCCATTCTTCGCGTATCTCCTCAGAAAAACCGGAGGTGGTTGGAGTTGA
- a CDS encoding ABC transporter ATP-binding protein → MLRAENLSYSYGDFEIEGVSLEVETGEFVALIGPNGAGKSTLLSLIYGLLRPEKGRVMVEGRDVLRLSPRERAKLLGYVPQSHFPTFPFRVLDFVLLGATPELGAFGSPGKEHRERAERLLKHFGLDAYREKPYTSLSGGQKRLLLLARAMMTSPKYLLLDEPTSELDLKNALLVLGTVKRLARDGVGVLAVLHDPNLAYLFADRVVLMRDGRIVAEGKPSEVLSEELLSGLYGVKLKVIECNGERVLRVLPEVLP, encoded by the coding sequence ATGCTGAGGGCTGAAAACCTCTCGTACTCCTACGGGGACTTCGAAATCGAGGGGGTTAGCCTGGAGGTTGAGACGGGTGAGTTCGTCGCCCTAATCGGGCCGAACGGCGCGGGGAAGAGCACGCTCCTGAGTCTAATCTACGGCCTGTTGAGGCCCGAAAAGGGACGCGTCATGGTTGAGGGAAGGGACGTTCTAAGGCTGTCCCCCAGGGAGCGGGCGAAACTGCTCGGCTACGTTCCTCAGAGCCACTTCCCGACGTTCCCATTCAGGGTTCTCGACTTCGTTCTCCTCGGGGCAACCCCTGAACTCGGGGCCTTCGGCTCGCCAGGGAAGGAGCACAGGGAAAGGGCTGAAAGGTTGCTCAAACACTTCGGCCTCGATGCTTATCGGGAAAAACCCTACACTTCTCTAAGCGGTGGACAGAAAAGGCTTCTCCTCCTCGCGAGGGCGATGATGACGTCGCCGAAATACCTCCTCCTCGACGAGCCGACGAGTGAGCTCGACCTCAAGAACGCCCTCCTTGTCCTCGGAACCGTTAAGAGGCTCGCGAGGGATGGTGTTGGTGTCCTAGCGGTTCTCCACGACCCCAACTTAGCCTACCTTTTCGCCGACAGGGTCGTCCTCATGAGGGACGGAAGGATAGTGGCTGAAGGAAAGCCCTCGGAGGTCCTGTCCGAGGAGCTTTTGAGCGGGCTTTACGGGGTTAAGCTTAAGGTGATAGAGTGCAACGGGGAAAGGGTTTTGAGGGTCCTTCCGGAGGTGCTCCCATGA